Proteins encoded within one genomic window of Macaca thibetana thibetana isolate TM-01 chromosome 3, ASM2454274v1, whole genome shotgun sequence:
- the LOC126950503 gene encoding olfactory receptor 2AE1, with the protein MLDPSISNHTLYLHSLLSQGLRKGTRWQRNQTSLADFILEGVFDDSLTHLFLFSLTMVVFLIAVSGNTLNILLICIDPQLHAPMYFLLSQLSLMDLIHVSATIPKMATNYLSGKKSISFVGCATQHFLYLSLGGAECFLLVVMSYDRYVAICHLLRYAVLMSKRVGLMMVVTSWLGASVNSLIHTAILMHFPFCGPRKVYHFYCEFPAVVKLVCGDITVYETMYISSILLLLLPILLISTSYVFILRSVIQMRSSGSKRNAFATCSSHLMVVSLWFGACIFSYMRPRSQRTPLQDKVGSVFYSIVTPTLNALIYTLRNKDVAKALRRVLRRDVITQCIQRLQLWLPRV; encoded by the coding sequence ATGCTGGACCCCAGTATTTCTAATCACACCCTTTATCTCCACTCTCTGTTATCCCAGGGACTGAGAAAGGGAACAAGGTGGCAGAGGAATCAGACCTCTCTGGCAGACTTCATCCTTGAGGGGGTCTTTGATGACTCCCTTACccaccttttccttttctccttgacCATGGTGGTCTTCCTTATTGCCGTGAGTGGCAACACCCTCAACATTCTCCTCATCTGCATTGATCCCCAGCTTCATGCACCAATGTATTTCCTGCTCAGCCAGCTCTCCCTCATGGATCTGATTCATGTCTCCGCAACCATCCCTAAGATGGCTACCAACTACCTATCTGGCAAGAAGTCTATCTCCTTTGTGGGCTGTGCAACCCAGCACTTCCTCTATTTGTCTCTGGGTGGTGCCGAGTGTTTTCTCTTAGTTGTCATGTCCTATGACCGCTATGTTGCCATCTGTCATCTACTGCGCTATGCTGTGCTCATGAGCAAGAGGGTGGGACTGATGATGGTTGTCACGTCATGGTTGGGGGCGTCCGTGAACTCCCTAATTCACACAGCGATCTTGATGCACTTCCCTTTCTGTGGGCCTCGGAAAGTCTACCACTTCTACTGTGAGTTCCCAGCTGTTGTGAAGCTGGTGTGTGGCGACATCACTGTGTATGAGACCATGTACATCAGCAGcatcctccttcttctcctccccatCTTGCTGATTTCTACATCCTATGTCTTCATCCTTCGAAGTGTCATTCAGATGCGTTCATCTGGGAGCAAGAGAAATGCCTTTGCCACTTGTAGCTCCCACCTCATGGTGGTTTCCCTTTGGTTCGGTGCCTGCATCTTCTCGTACATGAGACCCAGGTCCCAGCGCACGCCATTGCAGGACAAAGTTGGTTCTGTGTTCTACAGCATCGTTACCCCCACATTGAATGCTCTGATTTACACTCTCCGGAATAAAGATGTGGCTAAGGCTCTGAGAAGAGTGCTGAGGAGAGACGTTATCACCCAATGCATTCAACGACTGCAATTATGGTTGCCCCGAGTGTAG